Proteins from a genomic interval of Drosophila willistoni isolate 14030-0811.24 chromosome 2L unlocalized genomic scaffold, UCI_dwil_1.1 Seg139, whole genome shotgun sequence:
- the LOC6638489 gene encoding transient receptor potential cation channel protein painless, with protein MDLNNCGFIDPQAQLSAALEKHDLREFHTALEMGARPNLQDERHISIYEKALSKPNCGQFIEACLSHGCNVNYINQKLNKAAINYAADSRDPGNVKALLRHSGVQVDRKYGNLTPLNSLAKNLNAENVNQVRECMELLLDYGASPNVVDQGEMTPLHHVLRNNKIKSIKQELILLFLAQTKLDIDSYRNGQVRQMLEQQYPDFQLPEKRESGPQIDVERLMRTLRDGDEQQFEQQFGEYHLNQSGLADNSKNTQQEQYSPLLMESIKRGKQRALEAIMATDAIRIDSSHLELSIIWGNWRALDKLLKDSNLKLKPNSSLLNSVIGRLNEPPLDDFCDYQRCFELLLASDLVDINEKDAGGKVPLHYAVKYRNQKAIETLLRHGAYIGAKSVFQDLPIQDMAPELLEEHFDSCITTNGQKPGVEGFEIMINYKNLMRQEKPDSGKNLQYLHDEMSPIAYMAETKEFRHLLQHPLISSFLFLKWHRLSVIFYLNFLLYTLFTICIITHTLLKFHESEHKALTALFGLGSWIGIIYLLIREFIQFVMSPVFHFWSITNVMEVTLIILSIFTCMEASYDKETQRVLAVFTILLVALEFCLLVGSLPVLSISTHMLMLRAVSSSFIKSFALYSIFVLTFSLCFYILFGKQEEDAKEATPSGQKGGEDEADDDRFNTFSVPMEALIKTIVMLTGEFDAGSLKFGGSPYTYFIFLLFVFFMTIVLFNLLNGLAVSDTQAIKAQAELNGAICRTNLLTRYERVLTGRHGRAGFIVQTEPFRSICRRLLNIYPNYITIRQIYILPNNGNKVLIPITDDSYELQPLKSGQNGNGLANFQPLATNPSQAQKKLLDPPLQLMPSNCCCCSLLSGKCSQIDNRTVKLALAVIDKKSTTEIKQQREQMTERRLLHIEQQLEHLLQLMQQQQQQQQQ; from the exons ATGGATCTAAACAATTGTGGATTTATTGATCCGCAGGCGCAGTTGAGTGCTGCCTTGGAAAAACATGATTTACGTGAATTTCACACTGCCCTGGAAATGGGAGCTCGACCAAATTTACAGGATGAGCGTCATATAAGCATTTACGAGAAGGCTCTATCGAAGCCAAATTGTGGCCAATTCATTGAAGCCTGTCTAAGTCATGGTTGCAATGTGAATTAT ATTAATCAGAAACTAAACAAAGCTGCCATTAACTATGCTGCCGATTCCCGAGATCCAGGAAATGTAAAGGCTTTACTGAGACATAGCGGAGTACAAGTGGATCGTAAATATGGCAATTTGACGCCACTGAATTCATTGGCCAAAAATCTCAATGCCGAGAATGTGAACCAAGTAAGAGAGTGTATGGAACTTTTACTGGACTATGGAGCCTCACCCAATGTGGTGGATCAGGGAGAAATGACACCATTGCATCATGTGCTAAGGAATAACAAGATCAAGTCTATTAAACAAGAATTAATATTGCTTTTTTTGGCCCAAACCAAATTGGATATCGATAGCTATCGCAATGGACAAGTGCGTCAGATGCTGGAGCAACAATATCCAGACTTTCAGTTGCCTGAGAAACGTGAAAGTGGTCCACAAATCGATGTGGAGAGGCTAATGCGCACACTCAGAGACGGAGATGAGCAACAGTTTGAGCAACAATTCGGTGAATATCACTTGAATCAAAGTGGCCTAGCTGACAACTCAAAGAACACGCAACAAGAACAGTATTCACCCTTGCTAATGGAGTCCATCAAGCGAGGTAAACAACGAGCCCTTGAGGCCATAATGGCAACGGATGCCATTAGGATTGATAGCTCTCATCTGGAATTGTCCATCATATGGGGTAATTGGCGGGCCTTGGACAAATTACTCAAGGATTCCAATTTGAAGTTAAAGCCAAATTCATCTCTACTTAACTCAGTGATTGGACGACTGAATGAGCCTCCTTTGGATGATTTCTGTGATTATCAGCGTTGTTTTGAGTTACTTTTGGCCAGCGATTTGGTGGACATAAATGAGAAAGATGCTGGCGGTAAAGTGCCATTACACTATGCTGTCAAATATAGAAACCAAAAGGCCATAGAGACTTTACTGCGTCATGGTGCTTATATAGGAGCCAAGAGTGTATTCCAGGACCTGCCCATACAGGATATGGCTCCGGAATTGCTGGAAGAGCATTTTGATTCCTGCATTACCACAAATGGCCAGAAGCCAGGTGTTGAGGGTTTCGAGATAATGATCAACTACAAGAATCTGATGCGTCAAGAGAAACCGGATAGTGGTAAAAATCTGCAATATTTGCACGATGAGATGTCCCCCATAGCCTATATGGCTGAGACCAAGGAATTTCGTCATTTGCTACAACATCCATTGATATcaagttttttgttcttaAAATGGCATCGCTTGTCGGTGATATTCTATTTGAATTTCCTGCTCTATACCCTCTTCACCATATGCATTATAACCCACACTCTATTGAAATTCCATGAGAGTGAACACAAGGCATTGACGGCTCTATTTGGTCTTGGCTCTTGGATTGGTATTATATATCTATTGATACGTGAATTTATACAATTTGTAATGTCGCCAGTGTTTCACTTTTGGTCCATAACGAATGTGATGGAAGTGACTCTGATTATACTCTCCATATTCACCTGCATGGAGGCCTCGTATGACAAGGAGACGCAACGAGTTTTGGCTGTTTTTACCATCTTGCTGGTGGCCTTGGAATTTTGTCTACTTGTGGGATCTTTGCCAGTTTTATCCATATCCACGCACATGTTAATGTTGCGAGCTGTTTCCAGTAGTTTCATCAAAAGTTTTGCCCTCTATTCGATATTTGTGTTGACCTTTAGTTTGTGTTTCTATATACTCTTTGGCAAGCAAGAAGAAGATGCCAAAGAAGCAACGCCAAGTGGCCAAAAGGGTGGTGAGGATGAGGCAGATGATGATCGTTTTAATACCTTTTCGGTGCCCATGGAGGCTTTGATTAAGACCATTGTGATGTTGACGGGTGAATTTGATGCTGGTTCACTTAAATTCGGCGGCAGTCCTTatacatatttcatatttttactCTTTGTCTTCTTCATGACCATTGTGTTGTTCAATTTACTCAACGGTCTGGCTGTAAGTGATACTCAG GCCATCAAAGCCCAAGCGGAATTGAATGGTGCTATATGTCGTACGAATCTCCTAACACGTTATGAACGTGTCCTTACTGGTCGTCATGGACGTGCTGGCTTTATAGTGCAAACTGAACCTTTTCGTAGTATATGCAGACGTTTGCTCAATATTTATCCCAATTATATAACCATACGTCAGATCTATATATTGCCCAATAATGGCAATAAAGTTCTTATACCCATAACCGATGATTCCTATGAATTGCAACCATTAAAATCTGGCCAAAATGGCAATGGTTTGGCCAATTTCCAACCATTGGCCACAAATCCATCACAGGCACAGAAAAAATTACTTGATCCACCATTGCAATTGATGCCcagcaattgttgttgttgttctctaTTGTCGGGCAAATGTTCACAAATTGATAATCGTACAGTTAAATTGGCTTTAGCTGTGATTGATAAAAAATCAACAACGGAAATCAAACAACAAAGGGAACAAATGACCGAAAGACGACTTTTGCATATTGAACAACAATTGGAACATTTGCTGCAACtaatgcaacagcagcagcaacaacaacaacaataa